GGGCCAGACCTACGGCACGCTGGCCGCGCTGCTGCGTGCGAATCCGAGCGGATGGACGGGTGCTGGCCTGTCGGCGGCGGGTGCCGGCAACCTGCAGGCGTATCTCGCCGATGACGACGCGCGCGCGGAACTGTTCGCCGCCGGCGAGGCGATGGAACGCCTGCTCGCGGCGGCACCCGTGGCGATGCAGCAGAGCACCGGGCCGCTCGACGGCAAGACCGTGGTGCTGACCGGCACGCTGGCGTCGATGACCCGCGATGAAGCCGGCGCGCGTCTGGAAGCACTGGGCGCAAAGATCAGTGGCAGCGTGTCGAAGAAAACGGATTTCGTGGTGGCTGGGGAGGCGGCGGGCTCGAAGCTCGCCAGGGCCGAGGCGCTGGGCGTCGAGGTGTGGGACGAAGCACGGCTGGTGGCCTTCCTCGAGCGCGGGCATGAGTGACTGGCGTCCTTCCGCGGCGCCGTCGGCGCTGCGCCTGCGGGCGCGGGTCAATGCGCTCATCCGCGATTTCTTCGCGGACCGCGACGTGCTCGAGGTGGAGACCCCGGTGATGTCGCAGGCCGGCAACACCGAGCCCAACATCGCGTCGTTCTCGCTGGATTTCACCGGCCACATCGATGCGGGGGCGCGCACCCGCTGGCTGCGTACGTCACCGGAATACCCGCTCAAGCGCCTGCTGGCGGCAGGCATCGGCGACTGCTACGAACTCGGTCGTGTGTTCCGCGATGGCGAGGCGGGCGGGCGCCACAACCCTGAATTCACCATGCTCGAGTGGTATCGCGTGGGCTGGGATCATCGCCAGCTTGCCGAGGAGGCGGCGGCGATCGTGCAGGCAGCGCTGGCGCTGGTGGACCGGCGAGCGCACGTGGTGGCCACGTCGTACCGGCAGCTCTACCGCGATGCGCTCGGCATCGACCCGATGCTCGCCGAGATCGACATGTTGCGCGCCGCGCTCGGCGACATCACCGTCGATGGCGACGGCCTCAACCGTGACGACTGGCTCGACCTCGTGATGAGCCACCGCATCCAGCCTGCTTTCCCGGCCGACCAGTTGCTGGTGCTGTACGACTATCCGGCCTCGCAGTGCATGCTTGCGCGGGTGCGCGACAGCGATGGGGATGCGGTGGCGCCGGTGCCGGTGGCAGAGCGCTTCGAGCTGTTCCTGGGGCCGCTGGAACTCGCCAACGGTTATCACGAGCTGGCCGATGCCGGTGAGCAGCGTGCGCGTTTCGAACGCGAACTGATCGAGCGCGCCCGCCGTGGCGGCGTACTTCCGCCGATCGACGAACAGCTGCTGCAGGCCCTGGACGACGGCTTTCCGCCCTGCGCCGGCGTCGCGCTGGGTGTCGACCGCCTGCTGATGGCGATGCTGGGAACGTCACGCATCGCCGACGTCCTCGCCTTCGATTTCGCGCGCGCCTGAGGCGCATGCACCGGCGCGATTGTCGAAATGTTTACATGCGCGGCAGCGCGCAGCGTGTAGATTGGGCGCGTCGTGGATCCGGGGGGTTTCATGTTGCGGGGAGCACTCGTCGTGCTGTTGGCCGTGTTGACGGGCGGATGCGGCCTGACCGCGCGCCTGGGCATGGGCGGCGGCAAGGACACGCCATCCGCCGCGGCCGCGGAGCCACGGGTGTTCCGCTGCGAATCGCGCGACAACCGCCGCAACTACTGCCCGGCGGAAACCCGCCACGGCGTGCGCCTGCTGGTGCAGAACTCCTCGTTCGACTGCATCCAGGGCACCACCTGGGGCTATGACGACCGCAGCGTCTGGGTGGCGCG
This portion of the Luteimonas yindakuii genome encodes:
- the epmA gene encoding EF-P lysine aminoacylase EpmA codes for the protein MSDWRPSAAPSALRLRARVNALIRDFFADRDVLEVETPVMSQAGNTEPNIASFSLDFTGHIDAGARTRWLRTSPEYPLKRLLAAGIGDCYELGRVFRDGEAGGRHNPEFTMLEWYRVGWDHRQLAEEAAAIVQAALALVDRRAHVVATSYRQLYRDALGIDPMLAEIDMLRAALGDITVDGDGLNRDDWLDLVMSHRIQPAFPADQLLVLYDYPASQCMLARVRDSDGDAVAPVPVAERFELFLGPLELANGYHELADAGEQRARFERELIERARRGGVLPPIDEQLLQALDDGFPPCAGVALGVDRLLMAMLGTSRIADVLAFDFARA
- a CDS encoding DUF3011 domain-containing protein, with translation MLLAVLTGGCGLTARLGMGGGKDTPSAAAAEPRVFRCESRDNRRNYCPAETRHGVRLLVQNSSFDCIQGTTWGYDDRSVWVARGCSADFVEGPVDLAGNAPPQRVRCESRGNRMMRCNAVVSQDVRLDEQLSEVRCVQRQNWGWDRGGVWVTGGCGAEFIVR